The following DNA comes from cyanobiont of Ornithocercus magnificus.
TGGGAACTGATGGCTGCCAAGTAGCCATACGCAACTGCCCAGTTACAACAGGCGAGCGCGGTATCCAGCCGCTGAGTATCTGCAAGGACGGTGCAACCGTCAAAATTAGTAGAACAAGCAAGCAGAGTGTGCGAATGCGGTGGTTCTGTGGCGACCCCACTAGCCGCCACAGCCACCAGCCAAGCAATACGAGGACTGCCGCTAAGCCACCACCACCAACTAGACGCGCTATACTGGTTAAAACACAACGTCCTGGGAGCAAGGCAGACTCCACACCAATCCAATACAGTGGGGTTCTGGCGAGTAGCACCTCACCAATACCCCACATAGCTGCCATTCCGGACGCATGGAGAAGCATTCCACGCCCAGGTAAACAGCAGCCGATCCAGGCCCAAAATCCAACAAATACAGCAGCAGCAAGTGCGCAGAATATCCATAGAAATAGTACAAGTGGGAGACTCAACATTGCTGGTACTCCAACCCAGTCAAGTGGATGCAGATCCAGAAGCCAACGGTGACTAATCAAGACATTAGTGGCTGCCCAAAGCCCAGCAAGGCAAGGACTTTGGGCAATTGTCCAGAGTAGGGCTAGAGCAACAACAATCATTAAAGCCCCGCCAGATGGCAGTGCCAAACCACCAATTATGCCTCCCGTCAAAGCCAGTGGCAGATAGAAAAACCAGCTTACTCGGATTAGATTTGGTCCCGACATTAACCCCTGCACATAATCAGCAATTGTTGCTAAGCTACCTTGATTTCTCCGTGAAGTTTCCTGGGCATTAGGAATGACTCCAATACTCACTCAGTGAGCTCTAATTAGGAAGTTATGATGATGTTTGGACTCAGATGACTAGAAGCTAACTTGATATTAGACACACTTTAAACTGTTAAGTGAGGCACCTAGCCATCTAAGTACCTTTAGACATATAGGAAGGTTATATAGTTAATGCACAGACGGAGTAGGATTCTTATCAGACCTTAGTAATATCTACTCTCGAGGCATGAAAACATTGCTGGGGGGCTCTTAAAGCGATGACCTGAAAATTAATTAGGTGTAGTAGCCAGCTAGGGTAGCTGATCTCTGAACATTACCTGTCAGAATATTGTAATCTGCCCATTAGGACCTTGCACGATATCCTGATCAGCACTACTGTCTGCTTAGTTTGCCTTGTTGTAGCACTCGTCAGCCAGGTTATTGCTCCTTCTGTCGTAACAGCCAAGTCAACCAGCAAATTTCCGTCCGTTGAGTTCGCTGCTGGCAGTACAGCCAGGAATCATTTCGAGCTTGACCCTGATGAGCCTAACCCCTCTCTATTCACCATGGCCTCAGACTCTAGTCCATCTGATAGTGGAGACATCAGTGCTGCTGCACCATTAAGCAGCCAGAAACAGGATGTTACGGCTCCCTATGTAACTACCAGTGGTCTAAAAATTACTGACCTGGTCATTGGAGACGGCATCGAAGCCAGGAAAGGACGAATGGTGAAAGTCCACTATCGTGGCACACTTGAGGATGGTACTCAGTTTGATACTAGCTACGGTCGGCGCCCCTTCAGCTTTCCTCTGGGTGCTGGACAGGTAATCTCGGGATGGGATGAAGGTGTAGCTGGTATGAAAGTCGGGGGTAAACGTCAGTTGGTAATCCCTCCTGAGTTAGGCTATGGCAACCGTGGGGCTGGAAGCGTAATTCCACCAAATGCAACCCTGACTTTTGAGGTCGAGCTTCTCGGCGTGAGTAACTGATCCACAGTTAGGCTCTTGACAAGCTCAACCTCCACTCTACGATGCTGCGCTCGGTCCTTTCTGCCGTCGTCCGTCGCTTACCAGTCGCCACCGTCCAGGCCCACTGCGATGGCCCCTGCGGCGTTTATGACCCCGCCTCTGCTCGGATTGCTGCTGAGGCTGTTCTCTCTATGACCAAAAAAC
Coding sequences within:
- a CDS encoding FKBP-type peptidyl-prolyl cis-trans isomerase → MHDILISTTVCLVCLVVALVSQVIAPSVVTAKSTSKFPSVEFAAGSTARNHFELDPDEPNPSLFTMASDSSPSDSGDISAAAPLSSQKQDVTAPYVTTSGLKITDLVIGDGIEARKGRMVKVHYRGTLEDGTQFDTSYGRRPFSFPLGAGQVISGWDEGVAGMKVGGKRQLVIPPELGYGNRGAGSVIPPNATLTFEVELLGVSN
- a CDS encoding apolipoprotein N-acyltransferase, whose amino-acid sequence is MSIGVIPNAQETSRRNQGSLATIADYVQGLMSGPNLIRVSWFFYLPLALTGGIIGGLALPSGGALMIVVALALLWTIAQSPCLAGLWAATNVLISHRWLLDLHPLDWVGVPAMLSLPLVLFLWIFCALAAAVFVGFWAWIGCCLPGRGMLLHASGMAAMWGIGEVLLARTPLYWIGVESALLPGRCVLTSIARLVGGGGLAAVLVLLGWWLWRLVGSPQNHRIRTLCLLVLLILTVAPSLQILSGWIPRSPVVTGQLRMATWQPSVPTRLKFSKEELQRLPRRLQDALDQAVTLGATVLIAPEGTLLEGQDLVAPSPLPLLTGGFRWFHGEQRSSLLLVPEGQQRPYPLVDKHRLVPLGEWLPSLPIDLGIGLSAVGGLQPGAPSRAFHWSGPAAAVAICYEISDGSALASAVNAGATWLLTIANLDPYPLLLQRQFLAEAALRAIENGRDLLSVANTGPTAHVTSDGAVVTLLRPLQEGIAITSLNLHQSTTLYTCWRELPLLVLLFTGICGTLVQTN